TGGTCTGTATACCTATTACCTTTTTAAGAACGTTAGAGTTTAATATATGAAAAAACAATACAAAATCCAGGAAATACAGTGCAAACTTGAATTTGTCAAATATGTTACAAATTGTGATGCCTTCTTTCTATGTAAAGTACTGACAATGTGCAACACAGAACACTGGGTTTTTAATCTTTTTCTGTACGGATCTCTGAGTCCCCTAGTATGCGTGCTGCTTTGTCACCACATTAATGTCCTCCTTGAAGTGTTTAGATGCTGTGATTTTGTTACTTGGGTATAGGGAGGTATGGCAGTGTCTAACACTTGTATAACTAGCATACGTATCTGTCTAACACTTTGTGTATTCCACTGGAGTTTTGAAAGTAAGTAAGCAGCATTCCCTCAGATATACACAACATGCACTGTGAATAATCTAGAAtggaggtgagcaaactttatgttgggctccacttttcatccttgcaattacCACCTCCACCTgacaaaccgatggaaattttggttatattcatataaaaaacaacaacaacaacaaactttAGGCACACATAAAATAAGCATGTAGAAtacaaaaactttattaattggtatataaatataaatacacatatataaaaactaacatttaatcatttttaatgagatggatgagcgtGAGACCCACCATCCAATTGTACAAAATTTCACACGTGGCCCTATGGGGCCTGGCcccacactttgctcaccccaatTTAAAGCACAGAGCGACTTATCTGAGTAACCCTgctggtttttttattttttccctttcaaaTGAATGTCAAATTATTTACTTATCATTGAGAAAATTGAACTTTGCCACCATCATCTTTCTGATATACAGGAAACTTTTTGCAGCTCATCAGTGATAATTCAGCCAGACAGATTGCAAGTCAATGACATGAGGCCCTTGTTCCTTCTTGCCATAGACTGTGTGATGCACTGCTATTTCCAAGGATGAAACTGGGGGGAACTTGGTTCTCCATCATGACTGCTGAAATATGATTAATTAGGCTATTTTTCCCTATCATCTTTGAGCTAAAAGTGTTGGTATGGTtcacagagatggaaaaatgTATGTAGTTGTGTTTTATTATTACTCTGAAAAATGCCTTATTAGTTCATTTTAATTATTGACCTTGTGCATATGAGGTGAGATCTTTTCCTGCTGACTTCATTGGCGACGTGAGCAAGTGTACGGGATGCACATTTGCTCCTCGGAATGATGCTTGGTGACAGCATAACGACAAAAGCTCGGAGCAGTAATTTTTTTATACTTGTTCCCAGTTTTACTGACAACATTTTTAACTCACTTTTGGATGCTGTTCAGCTTTTTGTGTCTCTGAGATCCCATGTGTATGAGCTCAGGGATTTCACTTAACTTAGGAGTTTATCTAGATTTTGATATTCATCTTAATGTTATTCAGGCAATTAGCTAGAAATTGAAATGCATTTATATTCTCAGGGTTACTAGTGAGTAGAGCAGAGTTAATGGCTTGCTGTCTTTGATTTTTGAATCAAAGtgttggtttaattttttttccttcatcctcAGGCTGTCGCACTGCACACTGATGTGGGAGATATTAAAATAGAGCTATTCTGTGAGCGAACACCTAAGGCCTGTGAAGTGAGTAATATAAGAagactgggcttgtttagtattGAGAAGGAGCCGCATAAGATGGGCCACAATAGCAAAAAAAATAATAGAGCAAGTATATTTGATGTTTCTATTTGCCCCATTTTCAGCATATAAGAACATTCAATGAATATGAAAAGGAACAAATATACAATTTATACCATGAGAACTTTTCGTACATACGTAAACACAGTAcataattaacctgtggaacttgttgcttTGAGATATCTTTAAAGCCAAGAATTTAGCAAGGTTAGACATTTATATGGAAAACGAAAACATGATTATATTAGACAGGATACAAATTCATAAGAGATGTAGACCTTCATGTTTAAAGGCATAAGATAACTGCTGTCACAGATTAGAAAACTCATATGGGTAGATTATGTCATGATTGCTCACTGTGGGGCTTCTTGCACCTTCTTCTTTAGCTTCTACTATGGTGCATTGCCGGAGATGGGATACTGCATTAGATGGACCACTAGTGCAGTCAGGTATGGAACAGAGACCTACAGGAGACTAGTATAGAGCCTTGCTGTGGGACTTGGATCTCATGCAGGACTGCTGTCATCATAACAGGAGAAGGATTAAAAATGGTGTCTAGTAAAGCATTTCTTATGTTCCTAGTTATGGTCCTGATCCCAGAAAGAtttgcacatgcttaattttaagcagcaAGAGTAACTGAGCTCTCTTCAGTTATACTACTCACAGCTCCTACAGTTAAGCacacagacaattttttttttttttttttttgcagaataaGAACCTATATATGGAACATTGGTGACAGGATACTCAGCTGCCTAACAAGTGACCCCGCTTTGCAATGTTCTGTTACCAGTGTACAAtggagaattaaaaataaaacaaattttgaaaaacaaagagagggaaagagaggggaaaaatgtccttctttcctttctcctgGTTTGTTTGAGTTTCCTTACTTCAAAGCTTTTCCTTTCACTAAGTTAGTATTGGACAGTCCATGTCTGAATATAAATAAAACACTGGACTATATAGGAGTGTTTTTTCATGTAGTGAGATCAGCCAATGATTTGTGTCCATTagatattttttcccctctgtatgGTGTCTGCAGAAAATCCCCAATCCTGATGCACTGGTTTGGTGTGAAAGGTATCAGGTCTACCTTTTGTTATTACTGCTTACAGATTGTCACAGTTTGGGTGGTCTTTTTAAGGAGCAAAGGAGAAGTAATGAGAATCATGGAGAATTTAGTCTGAGATAATAGAGTGATAGCGTAGCACGCTCACAAAACAAATCAAAGCCGGAAGGGTTCATTTTAATCCTCTTGCCCATGAGTGTTCCTTTCAGAATATCATGTGTCCAATATGAAACACATTACTGCTGAACTATTTCTTAAAGAGCACTTTTTGCTCTTCCCATAGAACTTCCTAGCTCTCTGTGCTAGTAACTACTACAATGGCTGCATATTTCACCGGAATATCAAAGGATTCATGGTACAGACCGGGGATCCAACAGGTAACTGTTTCCATCAGTGTCTGTTATATTTAGCCCTAGCTCAGAGGTGGGAAGCAAGATAGGAAACAACATATTGTAGTGGTAAGAGAGACTTTCATGAGCTGGGTacttttctgtggaaaaattTCAGATAAGTAACCATTCACTGGACTAATATTGGTTAGCCATATAACTAGACTACAGCTTCAGCTCAATGTGCAAATTTTAGTCTTCTCAATCAACATTCTGTGTCTAATATTATTGCTATGATCGTTTGCCATGATTTGACAGCTAATCCATGGGAGATCCAGGATTGAATATAGAGATTCCTGTTTCCCGGGCTTGTGACCAGGTCGCACTGCCTCTGACCCCGTGGTCTAGCATATAGGCCATGACCCCAACAATGTCTGCTATTTGAAGGAAAGTCTGCTTCGTTTCTGTTATTTTTGCCATCGTGTTTATTTGAATCTCAGCCTTTCATTCTCCTGCtctgttattatttatttaaattgcaTTAGCACCCAAATGTCCCAGTTGGGCTCAGGTGCTCAGTGTTTGTTCAACACCTAACACTCACATGAAAGCATGATTCTCTGCTTCAGGCAGTTTAGAGTCAATCTAGAGATTTAATTATTGTATAACATAAAATAACATTTAGCTCAACATTTTCTGAAAGGGACTACTGTGACTGGAGAGTCTTTGTCAACTGTGAGGGAAGAAAAGTAATTCATCCCTGTCACTTCTTCTTCAGGCTCTGGAAAAGGAGGCAACAGCATCTGGGGCAGGAAATTTGAAGATGAATACAGTGAACACCTCAAGGTATTTCTGGGCTCTTCAATCTACCATAGTTATTTTTTCACATGGATTTATTCTCACGTGCAAAAGATGATCAATGTTGCGCAGTACTGGGATTAAATAACACTTTTGAAAAGGTTAATTAAGGTCCATGCCCACAGCAAAAGAGTCGGCGGGGGGGGCTTATTATTGGGCTAGGGTACTGGAGGGTGTCCGTAGTTTGGGAGATTTAGCATTGGGGCGCTTCTTTCTGTGGATGGTCAGATTGGGGAAGTTTTGTGTGGGTCTAAAGTGTTTGTTGTGCCTCCTTAAAGGAAAGGGAGGCATTTGACGGGATCAGATCTCAGGGGCTAGTTACAAATCATTAGGGAGGGTTTGGCACCTGGAATGGAGTCAGATTTTGTAGCATATTTTAGTAAAGATTTGGAGCTGGGGTGTCAAGTATTAAGCCCTGGCTATCAGCCACAATTTTGCATTCACAGAATACGTACAGGTAATTTTGCTATCATTTCTACCTCTTTTTTCAGCACAATGTTCGGGGTGTTGTTTCCATGGCAAACAATGGTCCAAACACCAATGGATCTCAGTTCTTCATTACATATGGCAAACAGCCACACCTAGATATGAAGTATACTGTCTTTGGGAAGTAAGTGACCTAGCAGCGTGTCTCCTTTATCATAAGTGGGAAAGGCCAGGATACAACAGGATGACTATAGTGGAAATTATTGGAGGTTCGGTTTGAGTGGTGTATATTTTCGGGAGGACTACTGTGCGTGGAATTTTGGGGAATGAAAAT
This portion of the Carettochelys insculpta isolate YL-2023 chromosome 8, ASM3395843v1, whole genome shotgun sequence genome encodes:
- the PPIL3 gene encoding peptidyl-prolyl cis-trans isomerase-like 3 isoform X2, giving the protein MAVALHTDVGDIKIELFCERTPKACENFLALCASNYYNGCIFHRNIKGFMVQTGDPTGSGKGGNSIWGRKFEDEYSEHLKHNVRGVVSMANNGPNTNGSQFFITYGKQPHLDMKYTVFGKVIDGLETLDELEKLPVNEKTYRPLNDVHIKDVTIHANPFAS
- the PPIL3 gene encoding peptidyl-prolyl cis-trans isomerase-like 3 isoform X1, which produces MAVALHTDVGDIKIELFCERTPKACEVSNIRRLGLFSIEKEPHKMGHNSKKNNRNFLALCASNYYNGCIFHRNIKGFMVQTGDPTGSGKGGNSIWGRKFEDEYSEHLKHNVRGVVSMANNGPNTNGSQFFITYGKQPHLDMKYTVFGKVIDGLETLDELEKLPVNEKTYRPLNDVHIKDVTIHANPFAS